The genomic segment TTTTCTGATCAAACCTTTAGACAAAATAAAAGTTGGGAATGTCATGAACAGGATTCAGAAAATTTCGGAAGTCAGAAAAGGTATTTTCGAGTACTTTGGCAGTGGATATTATTTCAAGGTGCTGTATAAAGATATTCTGTATTTCAGCAGTCGAATAAAAAAGTGCATCTGGTTTTAAAAGACGGACAGAAAGAATTTAATGGCAAACTGAAAGAAATAGCAAAGAAAATTCCGGGAAATTTCATTCAGATTCATCAGTCGTATCTGATTAATTTTGATTATATCGAAGAATGTTCTTATGAATCTGTGAAAATGAAAAACGGAGATACAATTCCAATCAGTCAGCCATATAGGAAATCAGTGAGAACGCAACTGGCGGAACGTGTGTGGAGGGAAAGAGAGTAAATGTTTGCGTTGATAACTACATTAAGCACGAATCTTTTGCGTACATATATAATCTATCGCTTTATGAGGTTGTTCTTTTGGACAGATATTGAGGAAAAGAAAAAAGAAAGAGCCTGTTATGTATTGTTTTTTGTTTTGACAGCAGGAGTGCATTTGATATTTTTTTCAAAAACAATGAGTATCATTGCAAACATAATAATGCTTTATGTGATTTCGGGATGTTATGAAAAAGCTCGAAGAAAACGGCTATTTGTGACGTTGCTGATTTATGGGGTTAATATAGGATGCGATTTTTTAGCAATTAACTTATTGACGAATTATTCTGCTACACAAAGTTACGAAGAAGGAATTTCGTATGGTACTGTTGTTTTGATTATGTTTAGTGAGATTGCAGCTGAGAAAATACTTATGAAAAATAAAGAAAAAAAGGATATGCCACATGAGAGTATTCTGATGTTTATTTCTTTTATCGGTATAGCTCAGGTAATTATTATTGATAAAGGTGTAAGAAACAGGATTTTATTAGTAGCATCCGGAATATGTATTCTAATGACAATTTTATTAGTCTTTTATCTTTATGATGTTTTGGTGAGTGCATATAGAAAACTGGAAGAACAATCTCTTATGGAAAAACAAATGCTCATTTATTCTCATCAGCTGGATGTGCTGATGCAATCGGAAGAGAAAGTAAAGGCTCTACGCCATGACATGAAAAATCATCTGGGAGAACTTGCACTTATGGCTGCAAATCAGAATAATGAAGAAATCCGGAAATATATACATGACATGGGGGAGTATATGCAGAACCAGTCTGAACTGATCAGTTGTGGGAACAAGAATCTTGACAGTCTGCTGAATTATCTTCTGGGACAGGCAAAAAAGAAACTGAATCATGTAGAGTATGAGGTACGGGTACCATCTGATTTGTGTATATCAGCATTTGATCTGAATGTGATTTTGGGAAACCTGACAGAGAATGCAATAGAAGCAGCAGAGCAGACAGAAGATAAATGGATGTCAGTGAATATATACTATGAAAAAGGTATGTTTTCCATGGAAATAAAAAACAGTTTTCAACATGAATTGGATGTAGAGAAAAATAAATTATTGTCAACGAAGGAAGAAAAAGGACATGGCATTGGTCTTGCAAATGTCAGGAAGATGGTAGAGAAATATCAGGGATTTATGGATGTTTCGAATACAAATCAGATTTTTACGGTAAGGGTAATGTTATACTTATAAATTATATAGAATCTATGAAAGATAGTGTAGTGGTAGGACTGCGCTGTCTTTTGTTTTGCAGAAAATTATTTAAGAGGGAAAAGACTGTGACAGAAAACCTTATAAAAAACTACAATATGTTCTGAAAAAACGAATTTCGCCAATTTATATATGAATTTCGCCATTTTAGAAAATTTTGCGATAAATATGTTATTATTCAAATACAAGGTAAGAAGAAATGAAATATATCCGAAGGGAGGATAACAAGAAACGAGAAAGGAATTGAAAAAAGTCATTGAAAGAATTGCATTTAAAGCTGCTGCTTCAAATGTAAATGAAACATGCTCCTGGCTTACATATCAGCCTAAAGTACCAGAAACTGCAAAAAAATTAAGAAAACATTGATATGGAAACACAAACTTTTTCAAAGGAAGAAAAAGAGGAAATTATTCGCTATGGACTTGACAGAATAAAAAGTATCTGCACTATGACATTTGTGACATTACTGATGGGATGTATCTTTCAGGTGTTTTTTCAAAGCATAATTTTTCTTGTATGCTTTATTGCTTTAAGGAAATATGCCGGTGGTTATCATGCAGATACACAAAATCGGTGCTATGTGATTTCAACAGCAATTATTGCAGTTGCATTATTGGCAATCCGCTATATGTCTGATGGTAGTGATAATGAGATTTTTATTCTTCTGCAAAATCTGAATTTTATTCTTCTGTATTTTCTTGTTCCAGTGGACAATAAGAATCATCGTCTGGAATATTGGGAAAAAGAAAAATATGGAAAAAAGCAAGAGTGAGAATAGGGTGTATGTATGTGCTATGTATCTTTTTGAATTTTACCGCGATAAGAAGCATAGCCATTACAGTTGGAGTAACAAATCTGACTGTTGGAGGATGTGTGATTATAGGAAAAATAAAAAATTTTGTATTAAACAGTCTGCAAATATAAAATCATAAACGGAAAGATGTATAAACGTTTATATAATTGTACAACAAAACAATGGATAGGAGACTGGATTTTAGTGTAAATATAGGAACAAGATTTGGGAATTATTTATATAATTTTGTTAAATCTTATAGATGATTAATAATAAAAAAACAGCTTCTGCTCGGAAAATATCCGGGAGAAACTGTTTGTGTAAGGAGATAAATATTATGGTAAAAAAATTGTTTTTTGTAATGTTGACAGGAATGATTTGTTTCAGTTCGTGTTTTTGTGAAACAGCTTTTGCGAAAACCAGCAAAGTAAGGGTTTACGATGCGGAAAAAGGAACCACAAGCTTCACATCTTTTACATATTCGGATAATAAAAAGGATGAGTCACTGGCTCCGTCGGAGGGAACAGGAGCGATTTCATCTGCTTCTCAGAAGGCAGTTATTTTTCATCAGGCAGATGGGTCTACGATAACAAGAAAAGCAGACAGTAATGGAAAAGTGACACTTCCTGCAATAAAGAACGAGACCGGATATACTTTTCTTGGATGGAGCACGAAGCCGGATCAGACTCAGAATCCGCAGTATCAGGCGGGACAGGTGATACAGGTAAGGAAGAAAACCCATTTATATGCAGTTATGTATAACTGGCAACAGGAGCCGGATATTCAGGTCAATAATCTGGCAGCTCAGCTGTCGGAGTATTCCGGAATTATTTTTGTGGGAGATTCCAGAACGTATTTTATGCAGAAAACTCTTCTTCAGGAATATGGAAAGGATGCAGTTGCAAAAGTATCATTTGTATGTAAGACAGGGGAGGGACTGAGCTGGTTTGAAACAGCAGGAGAGAGAGTAATGAGAAGTGAAATTGCCCGTCTGCAGTCAGATTCAGATAAGCCCGTAGCAGTTATTTTTAATCTTGGTGTGAATGATCTTTCGAGTCATAATTCCGGAAATGGGGTTGATTATAAAGGCGAGGCAAATGCATATCTTGCGCGTATGAACACTCTTGCAGAGGAACTTGAAAGTGACTGCAGATTGTTTTATATGTCTGTGAATCCGGTAAATACAGCAATGAAACCAACTCGAAAAGAAGCGCAGTTACGTTACTTTAATGACAGATTGCAGAGCAGGTTAAATAAGAGATTTCAATGGATAGATACCTATAAATATCTGATGAAGAATGGTTACAGTACATACAATGAGTTTAAGGGAAATATAGATGACGGCGTTCACTATTCTACACGTACCTATAAAAGAATTTATAAATATTGTATGAATGCGATCAGAAAATAAGAAAGAAGAATATGGATTTAATCGAATATGGATGCAAAATTTCAGATAAGTTTTTTCGTTCAAAAATAAAATTTGTTTCTTAAAATAAAACTATCCCGAACAAGCTACAAAGAATAAAAGTCTTGTACTTGCCGGGATAGTTTTATTTGGAGCTGACGATGTTGGAAATCATTGTTAAATGACAGCCTCTTTTGTTTTGAGTAAAAGGGACCCATAGGGCTCCTTGCTTTCTCCCTCTTTTCAGGGAATTCAAACGAACAGACATCGCTGAAACCATTAGAGCAAAAAATCCTCGAAGATTTTGAATATCAGAAATTTATTTACTGCAGCGATGCAGGTCTGGGATTCGAATTTATCAGGGAATATAACCATATGTGGGAACGGACCTATATTGTGACCACGTTTATTAAAAAGCTGAAAAAAGGAGAGAAGGAATGGGTTTTAAGCCCGCAGGGATTCAAAAGGGTATCTGATGATAAAACTGTTGATATCTCAAAACTGCCCGAGGACGACAAAGGACTTTATTACAAAGACGAGCCATATACCACTAAAAAGTTACAGCAGCGTTTGATCATTACTTATTCCCCTAAATATGCCCTTTACCAGAAATCCATTCGTAGCAAACAGATAGAACGTGCACAAGCGATGCTGGATTCCGGGAACACAAAAAAGAACCGCAGGAACCCAAACAATTCAGCCAGATTTATTGGAACAGCAGCAGTAACAAAAGAAAGTGAGACTGCCGATATCCGGCATTATCTTGATGAACATAAGATCTCTGAAGAAAGCCAGTATGATGGACTTTATGCAGTATGCACGAACCTGTCAGACGATGAAGTCAGCGATATTTTAAAAGTAAGTGAAGGAAGATGGCAGATCGAAGAATGTTTCCGGATCATGAAAACAGACTTTTCCGCAAGACCTGTTTATCTGCGGGATGAAAAACGGATCAAAGCACATTTTCTGATCTGTTTTCTGGCATTAATGATCTATCGTTTCTTTGGGAGAAAATTGAACTATAAATATACTTGTGAGGAATCATTAGATACATTAAAAGCAATGAATTTTGCAGAGATCCAGGAACAGGGATTTATACCTTTATAGAAACGGGAAGCTATTACTGATGATCTTCATGAAGCCTGGGGCTTTCGAACGGATTATCAATTTATAACGAAAAGCAGAATGAAAACAATCCAGAAAAAAGTAAAAGAAAAGAATAAATTACCATACTTCGTGATGATGAGAAAAATCGCCACAGCCCAGTAAATACAAGGGTTGCAGCGTTTTTTTCTTTTACAAACTGTCAAAGACGGGATTCTTCTATCTGCCACCGTCCTTCACTTACCTTCAAAATATTAGCAACATTATCATCAAGAAGATCGGTACATACTGCGTAAAGCCCATCATACAGAGTTTCTTCAGCAATTTTGTTTTCATCTAGGGAATATTTGATATCAGCCTCTTCTCCTTCTGGCGTAACTGCTGTCTTTTCAATAAAACATGCCGGATCATTAGGGTTTTTACGGCTCTTTTTTGTATTTTCTGAATCCAGCATTTTTTGTGCACGTTCCACTTGTTTATCACGGATTGTTCTTTGATAAGCTGTATATTTCGGTGAATAAGTAATGATCAGACGCTGGTGCAGCTTCTTCGTGGTATAAGGTTCATCTTTGTAATAAAGACCTTTGTCACTACTATCGAGCTTAGTGATATCAACAGGAGTGTCATCGGATACTTTTTTAAATCCCTGTGGATCTAATGCCCATTCTTTTTCTTCTTTTTTTAGTCTTTTAATGGACTGAGTTACGATATAAGCACGTTCCCCCATATGGTTGTATTCACGGATAGATTCGGAACCCAGGTCTGCATCACTGCAGTAAATAAATTTCTGGCATCCAAACTCTCCAAGTATCTTTTTTTCCAATGGTTTGAGGGATGTCTGTTCGTTTACATTTTCTGCAAAGGTAGAAAATGCAAGAGGGATGCCGTCGCCATCCATAAACATATCCATTTGAATGATCGGATTTGGTCTGTGTTCTTTGCTTTTTCCATACTTTTTGTTTCCATCTTCCTGCTTGATTTCAAAGTAGTAGAATTTAATGGCAAACTGAAAGAAATAGCAAAGAAAATTCCGGGAAATTTCATTCAGATTCATCAGTCGTATCTGATCAATTTTGATTATATCGAAGAATGTTCTTATGAATCTGTGAAAATGAAAAACGGAGATACAATTCCAATCAGCCAGTCATATCGGAAATCAGTGAGAAAGCAACTGGCGGAACGTGTGTGGAGGGACAGAGAGTAAATGTTTGCGTTGATAACTACATTAAGCACGAATCTTTTGCGTACATATATAATCTATCGCTTTATGAGGTTGTTCTTTTGGACAGATATTGAGGAAAAGAAAAAAGAAAGAGCCTGTTATGTATTGTTTTTTATTTTGACAGCAGGAGTGCATTTGATATTTTGTTCGCCAGGTATGAGTGTGATAACAAATATAGTGCTGATTTTTTTGATTACAGTGTGTTATGAAGGAGCATTGAAAAAGAAAATATTTGTGACACTACTTGTATATGGAACTAATATGGGATGTGATTTAGTAGCTGTTCATTTACTGACAGATTATTCAATAACAGGGAAAGTCGGTGAATGTGCTGCGTATATAACTGTACTATTATTGCTGATTTGCGATGTTATTTCAGAAAAAATCTTGATTAAGAATAAAGGAGAAGATAAAACTCCGCATGGGATGATACTGGCGGTTATTTCAGCACTTTGTCTGGCAGAATTGCTTATTGTTGAACAGGAACTAAAAAATCGTATCCTGCTGGTGTTATTTGGATGTTGTGTTTTGGCAGTTGTATTATTGATTTTCTATTTATATGATGTTCTGATAAGTGCGTATAAGAAACTGGAAGAACAATCTCTTATGGAAAAACAAATGCTCATTTATTCTCACCAGTTGGATGTGTTGATGCAATCGGAAGAGAAAGTAAAAGCTCTACGCCATGATATGAAAAATCATCTGGGAGAACTTGCACTTATGGCTGGAAATCAGAATAATGAAGAAATTCGGAAATATATACAGGACATGGGGGAGTATATGCAGAACCAG from the Blautia wexlerae DSM 19850 genome contains:
- a CDS encoding cyclic lactone autoinducer peptide, whose product is MKKVIERIAFKAAASNVNETCSWLTYQPKVPETAKKLRKH
- a CDS encoding sensor histidine kinase, producing the protein MSIIANIIMLYVISGCYEKARRKRLFVTLLIYGVNIGCDFLAINLLTNYSATQSYEEGISYGTVVLIMFSEIAAEKILMKNKEKKDMPHESILMFISFIGIAQVIIIDKGVRNRILLVASGICILMTILLVFYLYDVLVSAYRKLEEQSLMEKQMLIYSHQLDVLMQSEEKVKALRHDMKNHLGELALMAANQNNEEIRKYIHDMGEYMQNQSELISCGNKNLDSLLNYLLGQAKKKLNHVEYEVRVPSDLCISAFDLNVILGNLTENAIEAAEQTEDKWMSVNIYYEKGMFSMEIKNSFQHELDVEKNKLLSTKEEKGHGIGLANVRKMVEKYQGFMDVSNTNQIFTVRVMLYL
- a CDS encoding InlB B-repeat-containing protein; this translates as MVKKLFFVMLTGMICFSSCFCETAFAKTSKVRVYDAEKGTTSFTSFTYSDNKKDESLAPSEGTGAISSASQKAVIFHQADGSTITRKADSNGKVTLPAIKNETGYTFLGWSTKPDQTQNPQYQAGQVIQVRKKTHLYAVMYNWQQEPDIQVNNLAAQLSEYSGIIFVGDSRTYFMQKTLLQEYGKDAVAKVSFVCKTGEGLSWFETAGERVMRSEIARLQSDSDKPVAVIFNLGVNDLSSHNSGNGVDYKGEANAYLARMNTLAEELESDCRLFYMSVNPVNTAMKPTRKEAQLRYFNDRLQSRLNKRFQWIDTYKYLMKNGYSTYNEFKGNIDDGVHYSTRTYKRIYKYCMNAIRK
- a CDS encoding accessory gene regulator ArgB-like protein, producing METQTFSKEEKEEIIRYGLDRIKSICTMTFVTLLMGCIFQVFFQSIIFLVCFIALRKYAGGYHADTQNRCYVISTAIIAVALLAIRYMSDGSDNEIFILLQNLNFILLYFLVPVDNKNHRLEYWEKEKYGKKQE
- a CDS encoding sensor histidine kinase — its product is MSVITNIVLIFLITVCYEGALKKKIFVTLLVYGTNMGCDLVAVHLLTDYSITGKVGECAAYITVLLLLICDVISEKILIKNKGEDKTPHGMILAVISALCLAELLIVEQELKNRILLVLFGCCVLAVVLLIFYLYDVLISAYKKLEEQSLMEKQMLIYSHQLDVLMQSEEKVKALRHDMKNHLGELALMAGNQNNEEIRKYIQDMGEYMQNQSELVSCGNKNLDSLLNYLLGQAKKKLNHVEYEVRVPSDLCISAFDLNVILGNLTENAIEAAEQTKDKWMSVDIYYEKGMLSMEIKNSFQHELAVEKNKLLSTKEEKGHGIGLANVRKMVEKYQGFMDVSNTNQIFIVKVMLYL
- a CDS encoding LytTR family DNA-binding domain-containing protein codes for the protein MHLVLKDGQKEFNGKLKEIAKKIPGNFIQIHQSYLINFDYIEECSYESVKMKNGDTIPISQPYRKSVRTQLAERVWRERE
- a CDS encoding LytTR family DNA-binding domain-containing protein, with the translated sequence MFFAFSILFVSIFLLDFKVVEFNGKLKEIAKKIPGNFIQIHQSYLINFDYIEECSYESVKMKNGDTIPISQSYRKSVRKQLAERVWRDRE